The genomic DNA AGCTGTTCAGCTTTTCCTCGATGATGCGCGGGTTCTCGCCCTTGGAGATGGCAAGGATGCCTTCCATTATCATCTCGCGGAGCAGGACTTCCTCCTTGCTGCGCGCCTTGAGCTTGCCCGACATGGGGTTGAACACGAGGTTGGCGAGAATCGCACCGTACAGCGTGGTCAGCAGCGCGACAGCCATGGCAGGACCGATGGTAGACGGGTCAGACATGGTCTGGAGCATCTGCACCAGACCGATAACCGTACCGATCATTCCCATGGCCGGGGCAAGGGTGCCGAGCACGGCCACCACGTCCGCGCCGGTGGCATGCCGCTCTGCCAGATAGGAGACTTCGGTTTCCAGAATCTCCTGAATGGTCTGCGGCTCAAGGCCGTCGACCGTGAGCTGCAACCCTTTACGCATGTATTCGTCGTCGATCTCCTTGATGAGCGGCTCCAACGACAGGATGCCCTCGCGACGGGCGCGGTTGGCGTAATCCTTGAATCGCTCGATGACGTCCTGCGGAGACTCGAGACTGGAAAAGAAGGTGTTCTTGATA from uncultured Pseudodesulfovibrio sp. includes the following:
- a CDS encoding MotA/TolQ/ExbB proton channel family protein, which translates into the protein MDLGTVIGIVLSFGLVVSAILTGSSLIIFVSVPSFLIVMGGTLGAALVNYPMGYVIGVIGVIKNTFFSSLESPQDVIERFKDYANRARREGILSLEPLIKEIDDEYMRKGLQLTVDGLEPQTIQEILETEVSYLAERHATGADVVAVLGTLAPAMGMIGTVIGLVQMLQTMSDPSTIGPAMAVALLTTLYGAILANLVFNPMSGKLKARSKEEVLLREMIMEGILAISKGENPRIIEEKLNSYLPPKDRVVSD